In Phreatobacter stygius, a genomic segment contains:
- a CDS encoding glutathione S-transferase family protein, with the protein MITLYHCASARSFRPLWMLEELGLAYDLKMLPFPPRMFAKDYLAINPLGTIPYLIDGETRMTESAGICHYLGIKYGPTPLTVAPEEADYGAYLNWLHFGEATLTFPQALVLRYSRLEPPERRSPQVVEDYSRWFLGRLRAVDAVVAAQETLCAGRFTAADVSVGYALMLANNLGLAREFVPATQAYWQRLAARRAFLRALAAQEETARRDGIGQDPTKKAG; encoded by the coding sequence ATGATCACGCTTTACCACTGCGCCAGCGCCCGCTCGTTCCGCCCCCTGTGGATGCTGGAGGAGCTGGGCCTTGCCTATGACCTGAAGATGTTGCCGTTTCCGCCGCGCATGTTCGCCAAGGACTATCTGGCGATCAATCCGCTGGGCACCATCCCCTATCTGATCGATGGCGAGACGCGGATGACCGAGTCGGCCGGCATCTGCCACTATCTCGGCATCAAATATGGTCCAACCCCGCTCACCGTGGCGCCCGAGGAGGCCGACTACGGCGCCTATCTCAACTGGCTGCATTTCGGCGAGGCGACGCTGACTTTTCCGCAAGCCCTGGTGCTGCGCTATTCCAGGCTGGAGCCGCCGGAACGGCGAAGCCCCCAGGTGGTCGAGGACTATTCGCGCTGGTTCCTCGGCCGGCTGCGCGCCGTCGATGCCGTGGTCGCCGCGCAGGAGACCCTGTGCGCCGGACGGTTCACCGCGGCCGACGTGTCGGTCGGTTATGCCTTGATGCTCGCCAACAATCTCGGGCTGGCCAGAGAGTTCGTGCCGGCAACGCAAGCCTATTGGCAGCGTCTCGCCGCGCGGCGGGCCTTTCTGCGGGCGCTGGCCGCCCAGGAGGAAAC